The proteins below are encoded in one region of Halorhodospira halochloris:
- the recC gene encoding exodeoxyribonuclease V subunit gamma has product MIVHGNRMEDLRELTVEWMRRHPLDPLENETVLVQSNGIAQWLRLALARDPDAAEPGCGIAAALDMQLPARFLWQAYRAVLGPAEVPRTSPFDKEPLIWRLMRLLPERSEQPVFAPLANFLANDPDRRKRYQLAAQLADLFDQYQVYRADWLEDWAHGDDKLRRVGGDSERLAPEQRWQAELWRALLDDIGTDEARHSRAAVHTRFMQAVATQEHRPTGLPRRIIVFGISSLPHQALEALAGLARHCQILLCVHNPCEFYWADIIQGRDLLRAEHRRQAHRADMPETTEPAELHAHAHPLLAAWGKQGRDYIRLLDEYDQPDSYRDLLEKLPWQRIDLFASPLPADDRPASLLQQLQDDIRALRPAAESREHWPPVAADDDSLRFHVAYSPQREVEILHDQLLARFDADPSLRPRDIIVMVPDVDLYAPHVRAVFGQLSEDDDRHIPFTISDQGPRGQDPLLVALETLLHLPQARITVSELLDLLDTPALRRRFGLDAGDLPRLHQWVAEAGIRWGLDGEQRAALDLPAFEENTWAFGLRRLLLGYAAGAGGTWRDIEPHGDIAGLDAALVGPLAQLLERLRHWWHELSSEAAPADWGARLRGLLDDLFLAEDEAELQTLNRLLSELESWEVHCAAAGLEDPLPLTVVRESWLAALDDGGLAQRFLAGAVNFCTLMPMRAIPFRVVCLLGMDDDAYPRSPTPTDFDLMAHDYRPGDRSRREDDRYLFLEALLSARDQLYISWNGLDIRDNSQRPPSVLVGQLRDHLAAAWRPDCDAYEPSALLKQLTVHHPLQPFSPANFPVDGQGPLFSYAHEWQAALIDKKDIGGDNASPLPALEREAPLSPTELAAFLKNPVQAFCQQRLGIYFDDSDEGSEDTEPLTLAGLEAWQARETLARGVLPLAEHPDGDAEAALEAGLARLRRSGTLPPRALGGIHADELRDEVMALYQTWAAWAHAFPLRDPQHLDGPLELVFEHNGLRLEGWLADCREGDGSPLRLTHQVSRFGLNQAPYRRFDRLAEAWVEHLLACAGGQGLCTVVVTSDHSVQLAPLPTDQAREHLGQLLAAWQRGQNQALPVTCQTACTWLDAQRRAEQAEAKGKRPPDPDKEVCKYYDGNDWQAGEAGRNPYLQRLYPDSQLLLEDGSFQAWAEALYRPLFEAIEEVEAPTTSAEETA; this is encoded by the coding sequence ATGATCGTCCACGGCAACCGCATGGAAGACCTGCGGGAACTTACCGTGGAGTGGATGCGCCGTCACCCCCTCGATCCGCTGGAGAACGAGACCGTATTGGTGCAGAGCAACGGCATAGCTCAGTGGCTGCGACTGGCCCTGGCGCGGGATCCGGATGCCGCTGAGCCCGGTTGCGGCATCGCTGCCGCCCTCGATATGCAACTCCCGGCGCGTTTTCTCTGGCAGGCCTACCGCGCCGTGCTTGGCCCCGCCGAGGTGCCACGCACCTCACCGTTCGACAAGGAGCCGTTGATCTGGCGGCTGATGCGACTGCTGCCGGAGCGCTCCGAGCAGCCGGTTTTCGCACCGCTGGCCAACTTTCTCGCCAACGACCCCGACCGGCGCAAACGCTACCAGCTCGCCGCCCAACTCGCCGACCTCTTCGATCAGTATCAGGTCTACCGCGCCGACTGGCTGGAAGACTGGGCTCACGGCGACGACAAGTTGCGCCGGGTGGGGGGCGACAGCGAGAGGCTGGCGCCGGAACAGCGCTGGCAGGCCGAATTGTGGCGCGCTTTGCTCGACGACATCGGTACAGACGAGGCGCGCCACAGCCGCGCCGCCGTCCACACCCGGTTCATGCAGGCGGTGGCAACGCAAGAGCACCGTCCAACAGGGCTACCGCGGCGAATCATCGTCTTCGGGATCTCGTCGTTACCACATCAGGCGCTGGAGGCGCTGGCAGGGCTAGCGCGCCACTGCCAGATCCTGCTCTGCGTCCACAACCCGTGTGAATTCTACTGGGCCGACATAATTCAAGGCCGTGACCTGCTGCGCGCCGAACACCGCCGCCAGGCCCACCGAGCCGACATGCCGGAGACAACCGAACCTGCCGAGCTGCACGCCCACGCCCACCCGCTACTGGCCGCCTGGGGCAAGCAAGGGCGCGACTACATCCGGCTGCTTGACGAATACGACCAGCCGGATAGCTACCGCGACCTGCTCGAGAAGCTGCCCTGGCAGCGCATCGACCTGTTCGCCTCGCCGCTGCCGGCAGATGACCGGCCGGCAAGCCTGCTGCAACAGCTCCAAGACGACATCCGCGCCCTACGCCCGGCGGCCGAGTCGCGCGAACATTGGCCGCCGGTGGCAGCCGATGACGATTCGCTGCGCTTCCACGTCGCCTACAGCCCGCAGCGCGAGGTTGAGATCCTCCACGACCAGCTGCTGGCGCGGTTCGATGCCGACCCGTCCCTGCGCCCCCGAGATATCATCGTCATGGTCCCCGACGTCGACCTCTACGCCCCCCATGTGCGGGCGGTATTCGGCCAATTGTCGGAGGATGACGATCGCCACATCCCGTTTACCATCTCGGATCAGGGCCCGCGCGGCCAGGACCCGCTGCTGGTAGCTCTCGAGACACTGCTTCATTTACCCCAAGCAAGGATTACGGTAAGTGAACTGCTCGATCTGCTCGATACTCCGGCGCTGCGCCGCCGCTTCGGCCTTGACGCCGGCGACCTGCCCCGGCTGCACCAGTGGGTTGCCGAGGCCGGGATACGCTGGGGCCTCGACGGTGAACAGCGCGCAGCACTCGACCTACCCGCCTTCGAGGAGAACACTTGGGCCTTCGGCCTGCGGCGGCTACTGCTAGGTTACGCCGCCGGCGCCGGCGGGACGTGGCGCGACATCGAGCCCCACGGCGATATCGCCGGTCTCGACGCCGCGCTGGTCGGGCCGTTGGCGCAGCTGCTGGAGCGGCTGCGCCACTGGTGGCACGAGCTCTCCAGCGAGGCGGCGCCGGCGGACTGGGGCGCACGGTTGCGCGGCCTGCTCGACGACCTGTTCCTGGCCGAGGACGAGGCCGAGCTACAGACGCTCAACCGGCTGCTCAGCGAGCTGGAGAGCTGGGAAGTCCACTGCGCCGCCGCCGGCCTTGAAGATCCTCTGCCGCTGACGGTGGTACGTGAGAGCTGGTTGGCCGCCCTTGATGACGGCGGCCTGGCCCAGCGCTTCCTCGCCGGGGCAGTAAACTTCTGCACCCTGATGCCGATGCGCGCTATCCCGTTCCGGGTGGTCTGCCTGCTCGGCATGGACGACGACGCCTACCCGCGCTCACCAACCCCCACCGACTTCGACCTGATGGCCCACGACTACCGCCCCGGCGACCGCTCCCGCCGCGAGGACGACCGCTACCTGTTCCTCGAGGCGCTGCTATCGGCTCGCGACCAGCTCTACATCAGCTGGAACGGCCTCGATATCCGCGACAATAGCCAGCGGCCCCCGTCGGTGCTGGTCGGCCAACTGCGTGACCACCTGGCCGCCGCTTGGCGTCCCGACTGCGACGCATACGAACCGAGCGCCCTGCTCAAGCAGCTCACCGTCCACCACCCACTCCAACCGTTCAGCCCTGCCAACTTCCCTGTCGACGGCCAAGGCCCGCTGTTCAGCTACGCCCATGAATGGCAGGCCGCCCTGATAGACAAGAAAGATATCGGGGGCGACAACGCTTCACCCCTCCCCGCACTCGAGCGGGAGGCGCCGCTCAGCCCGACCGAGCTGGCCGCCTTCCTCAAAAATCCGGTACAGGCCTTCTGCCAACAGCGCCTCGGGATATACTTCGACGATAGCGACGAGGGCAGTGAGGATACCGAGCCGCTAACCCTAGCTGGGTTGGAGGCGTGGCAAGCCCGGGAGACCCTGGCTCGGGGGGTGTTGCCGCTAGCCGAACACCCCGATGGCGACGCCGAGGCGGCACTGGAGGCCGGCCTAGCTCGGTTGCGCCGCAGCGGCACCCTGCCGCCGCGCGCCCTGGGCGGGATCCACGCCGACGAACTACGCGACGAGGTCATGGCCCTTTACCAAACCTGGGCCGCCTGGGCCCACGCCTTCCCGCTGCGTGACCCGCAGCACCTCGACGGTCCACTAGAGCTGGTGTTTGAACACAACGGCCTGAGGCTTGAAGGCTGGCTGGCCGACTGCCGCGAGGGCGACGGCTCGCCGCTGCGGCTGACTCATCAGGTTAGCCGCTTCGGCCTCAATCAAGCCCCCTACCGCCGTTTCGACCGGTTGGCAGAGGCCTGGGTCGAGCACCTTCTCGCCTGCGCCGGCGGCCAAGGACTGTGCACAGTAGTAGTTACTAGCGACCATTCGGTGCAGCTAGCGCCTCTGCCAACGGACCAGGCACGCGAACATCTGGGACAGCTGTTGGCAGCGTGGCAACGCGGCCAGAACCAGGCGCTGCCGGTCACCTGTCAGACCGCCTGCACCTGGCTAGATGCGCAGCGGCGCGCCGAACAGGCTGAGGCCAAGGGCAAGAGGCCGCCTGACCCCGATAAGGAGGTATGCAAGTACTATGACGGTAACGACTGGCAGGCGGGTGAGGCTGGCCGCAACCCCTATCTGCAGCGCCTCTACCCCGACAGCCAGCTGCTGCTGGAGGACGGCTCCTTCCAGGCCTGGGCCGAAGCGCTCTACCGCCCGCTGTTCGAGGCCATAGAGGAGGTGGAGGCGCCGACTACTAGCGCAGAGGAGACGGCATGA